In a single window of the Arachis hypogaea cultivar Tifrunner chromosome 6, arahy.Tifrunner.gnm2.J5K5, whole genome shotgun sequence genome:
- the LOC112805873 gene encoding uncharacterized protein — MPGTVAVLRMSPVRDGNSNILPVAFALVEGENAESWSFFLSHLREHVTPQPGLLVISDRHNGIKAALKAPDGGWLPPSAYRAFCIRHVATNLALTFKGKDARRLLVNAAYAKTEVEFHYWFDILRSEDPAMCDWANRIEYSLWTQHCDEGRRFGHTTTNISEYVNSILKGVRNLPVCSLVKATYGRLAELFVRKGREAEAQMGTGQQFSQHLVNYIEANLKTARCFTVTVYDRDNSEFTVAETTPTGSFSLGSYRVSLASHTCDCGYFQALHFPCPQALACCAYSRLTWESYVHQVYYLSSVFSVYRMGFTPPIPEGFWPPYNGPTVIPDPNKRRAREGRPRSTRIRTNMDEADPNRPKRCGLCRQPGHTRQSCPQLGGAEHTRGHD; from the exons atgcctggtactgttgcAGTCCTAAGGATGAGCCCTGTTCGT GATgggaactccaacatactcccCGTTGCATTCGCATTAgtcgagggtgagaatgctgagtcgtggtccttctttctctcccacctgcgTGAGCATGTGACACCGCAGCCGGGTCTGCTGGTCATCtcggacaggcataacggcatcaaggccgcGCTTAAGGCTCCTGACGGAGGCTGGTTACCTCCGTCTGCGTACCgggcattctgcattcgacatgtTGCGACAAATTTAGCCctcaccttcaagggcaaagacgcaaGGAGGCTACTTGTGAATGCGGCGTACGCTAAGACCGAGGTCGAGTtccattactggtttgatattcttaggtccgaagacccggcgatgtgtgacTGGGCGAACCGGATTGAGTATTCGTTGTGGACACAGCATTGTGATGAGGGGCGTAGATTCGGACACACGACGACGAATATATCTGAGTATGTGAACTCGATCCTCAAGGGTGTCAGAAACCTTCCTGTGTGCTCGCTAGTGAAGGCAACATACGGAAGGTTGGCCGAATTATTTGTTCGCAAAGGGAGAGAGGCTGAGGCGCAGATGGGAACCGGACAACAATTTAGTCAGCACTTGGTGAATTATATAGAGGCCAACTTAAAGACGGCTAGGTGCTTCACGGTTACTGTGTACGACAgggataactccgagttcaccgtCGCAGAGACAACTCCGACTGGTTCTTTCTCACTGGGTAGCTACAGAGTCTCGCTTGCATCTCACACATGTGACTGCGGATACTTCCAGgcacttcatttcccgtgtcCCCAGGCACTGGCATGCTGTGCCTACTCACGGCTTACATGGGAGTCTTACGTCCACCAGGTGTATTATCTTAGTTCGGTCTTCAGTGTGTATCGGATGGgtttcacacctcccattccggagggtttctggccaccataTAATGGGCCGACTGTCATCCCTGATCCCAATAagaggcgtgcgagagagggtcgTCCGAGGTCCACTCGGATACGGACCaatatggacgaggcagatccgaaCCGGCCAAAGAGATGTGGGCTTTGTCGGCAGCCCGGCCACACACGTCAGAGTTGCCCACAGCTCGGAGGAGCAGAGCACACACGGGGACATGATTAG